The Mycobacterium paragordonae genome includes a region encoding these proteins:
- a CDS encoding ferredoxin, whose translation MHVTVDYEVCEGHGQCLLAAPEVFDLPDGADQVVVLNPDPPEAQRPLVIQAAAMCPAQAIRILN comes from the coding sequence ATGCACGTCACTGTCGACTACGAGGTGTGCGAGGGTCACGGGCAGTGCCTGCTGGCCGCACCGGAGGTGTTCGACCTGCCGGACGGCGCCGATCAGGTAGTGGTGCTCAACCCGGATCCGCCGGAAGCCCAGCGCCCGTTGGTGATTCAGGCGGCCGCCATGTGTCCCGCGCAGGCGATCCGAATCCTGAACTGA
- a CDS encoding response regulator transcription factor, producing the protein MTRSPYVVVIVDDHELFAQGLALLLTREWGELFTVGGQTTYVEEAADLVARCKADVAIIDLSMPPLGGVAAIRHIRARHPETRILALSGTDDLGLAEEALRAGADGFLPKTARPEALAGPLWTIAEGLRVIDGVLLDALLSNTRKPPPALLETLSAQDLRLWTLLATGMETGDIAHRMLVSERTAKRMVAALLHKLGVNNRIAAAALAGRFGILDEAAETD; encoded by the coding sequence ATGACCCGCTCGCCGTATGTGGTGGTCATCGTCGACGACCACGAGCTGTTCGCGCAGGGCCTGGCCCTGTTGCTCACCCGCGAATGGGGCGAGCTGTTCACCGTCGGCGGCCAGACGACGTATGTCGAGGAGGCCGCGGATCTGGTGGCCCGCTGCAAAGCGGACGTGGCGATCATCGACCTGTCCATGCCGCCGCTGGGCGGGGTGGCCGCGATCCGGCACATCAGGGCGCGCCACCCGGAAACCCGAATTCTGGCGCTGTCCGGGACCGACGATCTCGGCCTGGCCGAGGAGGCGTTGCGCGCCGGCGCCGACGGCTTTCTGCCCAAGACCGCACGCCCGGAGGCGCTGGCCGGGCCGTTGTGGACGATCGCCGAAGGGTTGCGGGTGATCGACGGGGTGCTGCTCGACGCCCTGCTGAGCAACACCCGCAAGCCGCCGCCGGCGCTGCTGGAAACTCTGAGCGCCCAGGATCTTCGGCTCTGGACGTTGCTGGCCACCGGAATGGAGACCGGCGATATCGCCCACCGCATGCTGGTGTCCGAGCGCACCGCCAAACGGATGGTCGCCGCCCTGTTGCACAAACTCGGTGTCAACAATCGCATTGCCGCTGCCGCGCTCGCCGGACGTTTCGGGATCCTGGACGAGGCTGCCGAAACCGACTGA
- a CDS encoding sensor histidine kinase, with product MRPLDQLRTDFGGQDYGLARTVVAVRVAVVISIGALLAIGPYWVREHAAATVAVLGGAMAYAAALMAYPQLEVRRTRYAWLITAFDSAFTLALIALSGGVYSPVVSVLALAVIASAARLSLIETLLVAVLLGAAYVPVALTASPRQPVTAAPALLAGWSALYLLFVAIITAGLSALAEREHRSRLTALVEAEAEHAAAEEERDLRARLLRSYQSQQDGLQVLVHEFRTPVTSLEALTEALTSPQPMSDGDREASLHLVARHVRHIGDMLDALSDVALSRRPTFSTGRVRRVEIADLILAAADAVGLAPPRLRLTVDAGAVSVDAQALRRVLTNLLENAARHGRDEPVDVTCSRDGEELVVAVADRGPGIPADDLGELTTKYVSRGGQRGTAGLGLWIVQQIVEAMGGRVDFAARDGGGLVATFRAPVG from the coding sequence GTGAGACCGCTCGATCAGCTCAGAACGGACTTCGGCGGCCAGGACTACGGACTGGCCCGCACCGTCGTGGCGGTACGGGTGGCCGTGGTGATCTCGATCGGCGCGCTGTTGGCGATCGGACCGTACTGGGTACGGGAACACGCCGCGGCCACGGTGGCGGTGCTCGGCGGAGCGATGGCCTATGCGGCCGCGCTGATGGCCTATCCGCAACTGGAGGTTCGCCGCACCCGGTACGCGTGGCTGATCACCGCTTTCGACTCCGCGTTCACCCTCGCGCTCATCGCCTTGAGTGGCGGCGTGTACAGCCCGGTGGTGTCGGTGCTGGCGCTGGCGGTCATCGCCTCCGCGGCCCGGTTGTCGCTGATCGAAACATTACTCGTCGCAGTGCTTTTGGGTGCCGCCTATGTTCCGGTGGCGTTGACTGCGTCACCGCGGCAGCCCGTCACCGCGGCACCGGCGCTGTTGGCGGGCTGGTCGGCGCTGTACCTGCTGTTCGTCGCGATCATCACCGCCGGCCTGTCTGCGCTCGCCGAGCGCGAGCACCGTTCCCGGTTGACGGCGCTGGTCGAAGCCGAAGCCGAGCATGCCGCCGCTGAGGAGGAACGCGACCTGCGGGCGCGCCTGCTGCGCTCCTACCAGTCTCAGCAGGACGGACTGCAGGTGCTGGTGCACGAATTCCGGACGCCTGTCACCTCTTTGGAAGCGCTGACCGAAGCGCTCACCTCCCCGCAGCCGATGTCCGACGGTGACCGGGAGGCCAGTCTGCACCTGGTCGCGCGGCACGTGCGTCACATCGGCGACATGCTCGACGCCCTGTCCGACGTCGCGTTGAGTCGTCGCCCGACGTTCTCGACGGGCCGGGTACGGCGCGTCGAAATCGCCGACCTGATCCTCGCCGCCGCCGACGCCGTCGGCCTGGCGCCGCCGCGCTTGCGTCTGACGGTCGACGCCGGCGCCGTTTCGGTGGACGCGCAGGCCTTGCGGCGGGTACTGACCAATCTGCTGGAGAACGCCGCCCGGCACGGCCGGGACGAGCCCGTCGATGTCACGTGCTCGCGTGACGGCGAGGAGCTGGTGGTCGCCGTCGCCGACCGCGGTCCGGGTATCCCGGCCGACGACCTGGGCGAACTGACCACGAAGTACGTCAGCCGGGGCGGCCAGCGCGGCACCGCGGGCCTCGGCCTGTGGATCGTGCAGCAGATCGTCGAGGCGATGGGCGGCCGCGTGGACTTCGCCGCCCGCGACGGCGGCGGGCTGGTCGCCACCTTCCGCGCCCCGGTGGGCTGA
- a CDS encoding cytochrome P450, producing MTAPTTNPTYQDIDLSARAFWAKPPEERDAAFAVLRAENPVSWSRPAESDLLPPELNNRGFWSLTKQDDIRMASRHPEIFSSAQGITMEDFAPEAVEIAQSFIAMDAPRHTQLRGITTEAFKPKNVRRLESWIRGHAHDLVSEMAHLGEGDFVQLVSVKLPGRIFGSFFGLPEGDLRDKAVTAAQRLVGWTDPNIRGEQSELELFMGAVLDLHAVASELIPQRRANPGDDLMTWMVQAEFDGKKMTDDELRAFFVLMGVASNDTTRHASAHAIAALSKFPDQRALLAEDVEGRVGTAVEEVLRWGSPLLHMRRTATRDITVRDAEIKAGDKVVLWYYSGNRDEDVFDDPHTFNILRNPNPHIAFGGGGPHFCLGAALARTMLKALLTEVYTRIPDISAPEPQYALANFINGINSLPATWTPER from the coding sequence ATGACCGCACCCACCACCAATCCCACCTACCAGGACATCGACCTGAGCGCCCGTGCGTTCTGGGCCAAACCGCCCGAGGAGCGCGACGCTGCCTTCGCCGTGTTGCGCGCGGAGAACCCGGTGTCGTGGAGCCGGCCGGCCGAATCGGACCTGCTGCCCCCCGAACTCAACAACCGGGGTTTCTGGTCGCTGACCAAGCAGGACGACATCCGGATGGCCAGCCGCCACCCCGAGATCTTCTCGTCGGCCCAGGGCATCACGATGGAGGACTTCGCCCCCGAAGCGGTCGAGATCGCGCAGTCGTTCATCGCGATGGACGCACCGCGGCACACCCAGTTGCGCGGGATCACCACCGAGGCGTTCAAGCCCAAGAACGTGCGCCGATTGGAAAGCTGGATCCGCGGCCACGCCCACGATCTGGTCAGCGAGATGGCTCACCTGGGCGAGGGTGATTTCGTCCAACTGGTGTCGGTGAAGCTGCCCGGCCGGATCTTCGGCAGCTTCTTCGGCTTACCCGAAGGCGATCTGCGCGACAAAGCCGTCACCGCCGCCCAGCGGCTGGTGGGCTGGACCGACCCGAACATCCGCGGCGAACAGAGCGAGCTGGAGCTGTTCATGGGTGCCGTGCTCGACCTGCACGCGGTGGCATCGGAATTGATCCCGCAGCGGCGCGCGAATCCGGGAGACGATCTGATGACCTGGATGGTGCAGGCCGAGTTCGACGGCAAGAAGATGACCGACGACGAATTGCGCGCCTTCTTCGTCCTGATGGGCGTGGCGTCCAACGACACCACCCGGCATGCCTCGGCGCACGCGATCGCCGCCCTGTCGAAATTCCCCGACCAACGCGCACTGCTGGCCGAGGACGTCGAGGGACGGGTCGGCACTGCGGTGGAGGAGGTGCTGCGCTGGGGATCACCGTTGCTCCACATGCGCCGCACCGCCACCCGCGACATCACCGTGCGCGACGCGGAGATCAAGGCCGGCGACAAGGTGGTGCTGTGGTACTACTCCGGCAACCGTGACGAAGACGTCTTCGACGACCCGCACACCTTCAATATCCTGCGAAACCCCAACCCGCACATAGCGTTCGGTGGCGGCGGTCCACACTTCTGTCTCGGCGCCGCACTGGCGCGCACCATGCTCAAGGCCCTGCTGACCGAGGTATACACCCGCATCCCCGATATCTCGGCGCCGGAGCCGCAATACGCGCTGGCCAACTTCATCAACGGCATCAACAGCCTGCCCGCGACCTGGACGCCGGAACGATGA
- a CDS encoding NDMA-dependent alcohol dehydrogenase, translating into MKTKAAVLWGLHQKWEVEEVDLDGPRENEVMVRLTASGLCHSDDHLITGDMPMQLPVVGGHEGAGVVVEVGPGVTEVAEGDSVVLSFIPACGRCEPCARGMSNLCVLGAAIIAGPQLDGTFRFHAKGQGLGQMCVLGTFSEYTVVPMASVIKVDQGTALDTAALVGCGVTTGYGSMVRTGEAGDGDTVVVMGVGGIGMNAVQGARIAGARVIVALDPVEYKRDRSLEFGATHTAATVDEALSLVTDLTRGQLADVCVVSTDSAEGAYVAQALSLVGKRGRVVMTAIPHPTDTSVAMSLFDLTLYEKQVRGSLFGSSNPRRDIPRMLDLYRAGRLKLDELVTREYTLEEINEGYADMHAGVNLRGLIRF; encoded by the coding sequence ATGAAGACCAAAGCCGCGGTGCTGTGGGGACTGCACCAGAAGTGGGAGGTCGAAGAGGTCGACCTCGACGGCCCCAGGGAGAACGAGGTCATGGTCAGGCTGACCGCCAGCGGCCTGTGCCATTCCGACGATCATCTGATCACCGGCGACATGCCCATGCAGTTGCCGGTGGTCGGCGGGCACGAAGGCGCCGGGGTGGTGGTCGAGGTCGGCCCGGGCGTTACCGAAGTCGCCGAGGGTGATTCGGTGGTGCTGAGTTTCATCCCGGCCTGCGGCCGCTGCGAACCGTGCGCGCGCGGCATGAGCAATCTGTGCGTGCTCGGCGCGGCGATCATCGCCGGCCCGCAACTCGACGGCACCTTCCGGTTTCACGCCAAAGGTCAGGGGCTGGGCCAGATGTGCGTGCTGGGAACGTTTTCCGAATACACGGTGGTCCCGATGGCCTCGGTCATCAAGGTCGATCAGGGCACCGCACTGGACACCGCGGCACTCGTCGGCTGCGGCGTCACCACCGGATACGGCAGCATGGTGCGCACCGGCGAGGCCGGTGACGGCGACACCGTGGTGGTCATGGGCGTCGGCGGCATCGGCATGAACGCCGTTCAGGGAGCACGCATCGCCGGCGCCCGCGTCATCGTCGCGCTCGATCCGGTCGAGTACAAGCGCGACCGCTCGCTCGAATTCGGCGCCACCCACACGGCGGCGACCGTCGACGAAGCGCTGTCCCTGGTCACCGATTTGACCCGCGGTCAGCTGGCCGACGTCTGCGTGGTCAGCACCGACTCGGCCGAGGGCGCCTATGTGGCACAGGCTTTGAGCCTGGTCGGCAAGCGCGGCCGAGTGGTGATGACCGCCATCCCCCACCCCACCGACACGAGTGTGGCCATGTCGCTTTTCGATCTGACTCTCTACGAAAAGCAGGTCCGCGGTTCCCTTTTCGGCTCGTCGAACCCACGCCGCGACATTCCCCGGATGCTCGACCTCTACCGGGCCGGGCGGCTCAAGCTCGACGAACTGGTCACCCGCGAGTACACGCTCGAGGAGATCAACGAGGGCTACGCCGACATGCACGCCGGGGTGAATCTACGGGGGCTGATCCGCTTCTGA
- a CDS encoding DEAD/DEAH box helicase, whose protein sequence is MTDNTTFADLGVSAPLVGVLADAGITAPFPIQVQTLPDTLAGRDVLGRGKTGSGKTLAFSIPLVSRLSPAKRRPSRPSGLVLAPTRELATQITATLEPLAAARNLRVTTIFGGVSQNRQVAALQAGVDIVVACPGRLEDLMKQRLVSLDAIEITVIDEADHMADLGFLPGVTRILAATPAGGQRLLFSATLDNGVDKLVNRFLRDQVLHSVDELNAPVSAMTHHVFHVAGAEAKKELVHRLASGSGRRILFMRTKHHARRLAKQLTDAGIPSVDLHGNLSQPARDRNLAAFTTGEARVLVATDIAARGVHVDEVELVVHIDPPAEHKAYLHRSGRTARAGNAGDVVTVVLPEQRNDTRALLRKAGIRVEPRHVTADSAEVQALVGEIAPYRAPAPKATAPQPAKPARRRGSGAAGQRRRRRPSELQRTAR, encoded by the coding sequence GTGACTGATAACACGACCTTTGCCGACCTCGGCGTGAGCGCACCCTTGGTCGGCGTGCTCGCCGACGCCGGTATCACCGCTCCCTTCCCGATCCAAGTTCAGACCCTGCCTGACACGCTCGCCGGCCGAGATGTCCTCGGCCGCGGCAAAACCGGCAGCGGAAAGACGCTCGCCTTCTCGATTCCGTTGGTCAGCCGGCTCTCGCCGGCCAAACGGCGCCCGTCACGGCCGTCGGGTCTGGTGTTGGCGCCCACCCGTGAACTGGCCACCCAGATCACCGCGACACTCGAACCCTTGGCCGCCGCCCGCAATCTGCGCGTCACCACCATCTTTGGCGGCGTATCGCAGAACCGACAGGTAGCCGCGCTGCAGGCCGGCGTCGACATCGTGGTGGCCTGCCCGGGGCGGCTGGAAGACCTCATGAAACAACGCCTGGTCAGCCTGGACGCGATCGAGATCACCGTCATCGACGAAGCCGACCACATGGCCGATCTCGGGTTCCTGCCCGGCGTCACCCGCATCCTTGCCGCCACGCCGGCCGGTGGCCAGCGCCTGCTGTTCTCGGCCACCCTCGACAATGGTGTCGACAAACTCGTCAACCGGTTCCTGCGCGATCAGGTGCTGCACTCGGTGGACGAGTTGAACGCGCCGGTGTCGGCGATGACCCACCATGTGTTCCATGTCGCCGGCGCCGAAGCCAAGAAGGAACTCGTGCACCGGCTGGCCTCGGGCAGTGGGCGCCGAATCCTGTTCATGCGCACCAAACATCACGCCCGTCGGCTCGCCAAGCAGCTCACCGATGCCGGTATTCCATCAGTTGACTTGCACGGCAACCTTTCTCAGCCGGCACGTGACCGCAATCTGGCCGCCTTCACCACCGGTGAGGCCAGAGTCCTGGTGGCCACCGACATCGCCGCCCGCGGCGTGCACGTCGACGAGGTCGAGTTGGTGGTGCACATCGATCCGCCCGCAGAGCACAAGGCGTATCTGCATCGTTCCGGGCGCACCGCGCGGGCCGGAAATGCGGGCGACGTTGTGACTGTGGTGTTGCCCGAGCAGCGCAACGACACCCGGGCGTTGTTGCGCAAGGCCGGTATCCGGGTCGAGCCGCGGCACGTCACCGCGGATTCCGCCGAAGTGCAGGCGTTGGTGGGCGAGATTGCGCCGTACCGCGCGCCGGCTCCCAAAGCGACTGCGCCGCAACCGGCTAAGCCCGCCAGGCGGCGTGGGTCGGGTGCGGCCGGACAACGGCGTCGTCGCCGGCCGAGCGAGCTGCAACGTACCGCTCGCTAG
- a CDS encoding DUF732 domain-containing protein, whose product MSSVIAGLASLALAVMPVASAEPGPGSGETFFVDYMTRVFAPPTSEAAARAIIPLAQQVCDARAQGQTDLQAANIVVEGNGVETIGLGTGSVTGDEGTALNIVNAATLAYCPQYNATINEPVVPNIPVE is encoded by the coding sequence GTGAGCAGTGTCATAGCGGGTCTGGCATCGTTAGCGCTCGCGGTCATGCCGGTGGCATCCGCGGAGCCAGGGCCGGGAAGCGGCGAGACCTTCTTCGTCGACTACATGACGCGTGTGTTCGCTCCCCCGACGTCGGAAGCCGCGGCACGGGCGATAATTCCGCTGGCCCAACAGGTCTGCGATGCCCGGGCGCAAGGTCAGACCGACCTGCAGGCCGCCAACATCGTGGTGGAGGGCAACGGCGTCGAAACCATAGGTCTCGGCACCGGTTCGGTAACCGGAGACGAGGGAACGGCGTTGAACATCGTCAACGCGGCGACACTGGCTTACTGCCCGCAGTACAACGCAACCATCAATGAGCCGGTGGTGCCGAACATTCCCGTGGAGTGA
- a CDS encoding GAP family protein, translating into MWIPILVMALAVSLEPFRIGMTVLMLNRPRPMLQLLAFLCGGFAMGISVGLVVIFVFRRRLVDSAHLTLPTVQVLIGGLAVAVAAVLAIRLAADHFRRGRPPAGDVVERETWVRKLQMWLRQLLTGRQLWVAGLAGLGIALPSVDYLAALAVILASGAAAADQVGALLLYNIVAFALVEVSLLAYLLAPGTTRRSLTALNTWVGSRRRVEVAALLLVVGLVLIGAGIAGS; encoded by the coding sequence ATGTGGATTCCCATCTTGGTGATGGCTCTGGCGGTGAGCCTCGAGCCGTTCCGGATCGGCATGACGGTGCTGATGCTGAACAGGCCCAGGCCGATGCTGCAGCTGCTGGCGTTCTTGTGTGGCGGCTTCGCGATGGGCATCTCGGTAGGGCTGGTGGTCATCTTCGTTTTCCGGCGCCGGCTGGTTGACTCTGCTCACCTCACCCTGCCCACCGTTCAGGTTCTGATCGGGGGGCTGGCCGTCGCGGTCGCTGCGGTGCTGGCAATTCGTCTGGCGGCGGACCACTTTCGGCGCGGGCGCCCACCCGCCGGCGATGTCGTCGAGCGCGAAACCTGGGTGCGGAAGCTGCAGATGTGGCTTCGGCAGCTGCTGACCGGACGGCAACTGTGGGTCGCAGGACTGGCCGGTCTCGGGATCGCGCTTCCCTCAGTGGACTACCTGGCCGCGCTGGCCGTCATCCTGGCGTCGGGTGCCGCGGCCGCCGATCAGGTCGGCGCGCTGCTGCTCTACAACATCGTTGCCTTTGCGTTGGTTGAGGTTTCGCTGCTCGCGTACCTGCTGGCTCCGGGAACGACGCGCCGGTCGTTGACCGCGCTGAACACCTGGGTCGGCTCGCGGCGCCGCGTGGAAGTCGCTGCGCTGCTCCTGGTCGTCGGGCTGGTCCTGATCGGCGCGGGTATCGCCGGCTCCTGA
- a CDS encoding STAS domain-containing protein, with protein MPTSLTLDTARGNDGELVLTAAGEIDLSNVDAFDRALSAAANEAAGGDRKLTVDLSGVEYLDSAAINALFTHADYIRLIAHPLLMSILSMCGLTELVSTEPAPAGH; from the coding sequence ATGCCCACGTCGCTCACCCTGGACACCGCCCGTGGCAACGACGGCGAACTCGTGCTGACGGCTGCGGGCGAGATCGATTTGAGCAATGTCGACGCATTCGACCGTGCGCTGAGCGCCGCCGCGAACGAGGCGGCCGGGGGCGACCGTAAGCTCACGGTCGACCTCAGCGGCGTCGAATATCTGGATAGCGCCGCAATCAACGCCCTGTTCACCCACGCCGACTACATCCGTCTCATCGCGCATCCGCTGCTGATGTCCATTCTCTCGATGTGCGGCCTGACCGAACTGGTCTCTACCGAACCCGCGCCGGCAGGACACTGA
- a CDS encoding SpoIIE family protein phosphatase, with translation MSELHEQLDELKAARDQLQQLVRVIVEIGSDLDLDMTLHRIVNGAMELTGARYGSLGLRANDGSLSSFIHEGIGDTTSQRLGDLQVGEGIRVDDLSVDPQSTALRPDDPPIRALLAIPITVRAADFGNLYLADDRPGRVFSDSQEGAVRALATAAAAAIDNARLFERERETARWTNASREITTALLSGDPQTGPLQLIVNRALELADAEQAILLVPGEPGLPAFEVNTLVVAATAGRYTSQVVGQQVPMDASTTGGVARRGLPLITDSFQYPIEGFTDVGERSAIVIPLVADEAVLGVIAVARGPQQPAFGSDYLELVSDFARHAALALALAAGRQHALNQELAQADSVDDAVHAAAEELRRLWRARRVLAVTFPARSDATKSVAYGAPLVVSVGESVQWADLLPDERELLTSLRDGDLLTPDTTKPGTAGIALRHPEGVLVVWIDLSEQRPFTLEDQTLLTVLAGRLGQGLQRVHQVDQQRETALALQHAILGPAELPHGFAVRYQAASPPLQVGGDWYDIVDLDDGRIALIVGDCVGHGLAAATVMGQVRSACRALLFDNSSPSAVLAGMDRFAARLPGAPCTTAVCVVLNPDTGELVYSSAGHPPPIVVDADGTIRKLDDGRTIALGMRPGWPRSDAHATMPARATLALYTDGLVERRRVPIEQGISRAAGLIQDGRASELDGLANQIMTGLAPNEGYQDDVVLMLYRHPAPLEMTFPADPENLAASRSALRNWLSRARLDQEQAAKVLLAAGEAVANAIEHGHRHSPGGSVTLGATALDDQVRLTITDTGSWKTPDPDSYPRRGRGITLMRALMHDVTIASDPAGTTVHLSARIS, from the coding sequence GTGAGCGAACTTCACGAACAGCTCGACGAGCTGAAGGCGGCACGCGACCAGCTGCAGCAATTGGTGCGGGTCATCGTCGAAATCGGGTCCGATCTGGACCTGGACATGACATTGCACCGGATCGTCAACGGGGCGATGGAGCTGACCGGGGCGAGGTACGGGTCGCTGGGGCTGCGGGCGAACGACGGTTCCCTGTCCTCCTTCATCCACGAAGGGATCGGCGACACCACTTCCCAGCGGCTCGGTGACCTGCAGGTCGGCGAGGGTATCCGGGTCGATGATCTGAGTGTGGATCCCCAGTCCACCGCCCTTCGGCCGGACGACCCGCCGATCCGGGCGCTGCTGGCGATACCGATCACCGTTCGGGCGGCCGATTTCGGCAACCTGTATCTCGCCGACGACCGGCCCGGGCGGGTGTTCTCCGATTCCCAGGAGGGCGCCGTGCGGGCGTTGGCCACAGCCGCGGCCGCCGCGATCGACAACGCGCGGCTGTTCGAGCGCGAGCGGGAAACGGCGAGGTGGACCAACGCCAGCCGCGAGATCACCACGGCGCTGCTGTCCGGCGACCCGCAGACCGGGCCCCTGCAGCTCATCGTGAATCGCGCGCTGGAGCTGGCCGATGCCGAGCAGGCGATTCTGTTGGTGCCCGGCGAGCCCGGTCTGCCCGCTTTCGAAGTGAACACCCTGGTCGTGGCCGCGACCGCGGGCCGCTACACCTCACAGGTCGTCGGTCAGCAGGTCCCGATGGACGCCTCCACCACAGGCGGCGTGGCGCGCCGGGGCCTCCCGCTGATCACCGACTCCTTCCAATATCCGATCGAGGGCTTCACCGATGTCGGTGAGCGCTCGGCCATCGTCATACCGCTAGTCGCCGATGAGGCGGTGCTCGGTGTCATCGCCGTCGCGCGCGGCCCCCAGCAGCCGGCCTTCGGCAGTGATTACCTCGAACTCGTCAGTGACTTCGCCCGGCACGCCGCTCTCGCTCTGGCGCTGGCTGCCGGTCGTCAGCACGCGCTCAATCAGGAACTGGCACAAGCAGATTCGGTTGATGACGCGGTGCACGCGGCAGCCGAGGAGCTGCGTCGGTTGTGGCGGGCGCGCCGCGTTCTGGCTGTCACCTTCCCGGCTCGCAGTGACGCCACCAAGTCGGTCGCCTACGGCGCTCCGCTGGTGGTCTCGGTCGGGGAGTCGGTGCAATGGGCGGACCTGCTGCCCGACGAGCGCGAGTTGCTCACCTCGTTGCGCGACGGCGACCTGCTCACCCCAGACACCACCAAGCCTGGGACGGCCGGCATCGCGCTGCGGCACCCCGAGGGGGTGCTCGTCGTGTGGATCGATCTGTCCGAACAGCGACCGTTCACCCTCGAGGACCAGACCCTGCTGACCGTGCTGGCGGGCCGCCTCGGGCAGGGCCTGCAGCGGGTCCACCAGGTCGACCAGCAGCGCGAAACCGCCCTGGCGCTGCAACACGCGATTCTGGGACCCGCGGAGTTGCCGCACGGTTTCGCGGTCCGCTATCAGGCCGCCAGCCCGCCCCTGCAGGTGGGCGGGGACTGGTACGACATCGTCGACCTGGACGACGGCCGCATCGCGCTGATCGTCGGCGACTGCGTCGGCCATGGCCTGGCCGCCGCGACGGTGATGGGCCAGGTGCGCAGCGCCTGCCGCGCGCTGCTGTTCGACAACTCCAGCCCCAGCGCAGTCCTGGCCGGGATGGACCGGTTCGCCGCGCGGCTGCCGGGAGCACCGTGCACCACCGCCGTCTGCGTGGTGCTCAACCCCGACACCGGTGAATTGGTGTATTCCAGCGCCGGCCACCCCCCGCCGATCGTCGTCGACGCCGATGGAACCATCCGCAAACTCGACGACGGCCGCACCATCGCCCTGGGCATGCGGCCCGGTTGGCCACGATCCGATGCCCACGCAACTATGCCGGCGCGCGCCACCTTGGCTCTCTACACCGACGGTCTCGTCGAACGGCGCCGCGTGCCGATCGAGCAGGGGATCTCGCGCGCCGCCGGCCTCATCCAGGACGGCCGGGCCAGCGAACTCGACGGACTGGCAAACCAGATCATGACCGGCCTGGCCCCGAACGAGGGCTATCAGGACGACGTCGTCCTGATGCTCTACCGCCACCCGGCGCCGCTGGAGATGACGTTCCCCGCCGACCCGGAGAACCTGGCGGCGTCTCGGTCCGCCCTGCGCAATTGGCTGTCCCGCGCCCGCCTGGACCAGGAGCAGGCGGCGAAGGTGCTGCTGGCCGCCGGAGAAGCCGTCGCCAACGCCATCGAGCACGGCCACCGCCACAGCCCCGGGGGCTCCGTGACCCTCGGCGCGACGGCTCTGGACGACCAGGTGCGACTGACGATCACCGATACCGGCTCCTGGAAGACGCCGGATCCGGACTCCTATCCACGACGTGGCCGGGGCATCACGCTCATGCGCGCGCTCATGCACGACGTCACGATCGCCTCCGACCCCGCCGGAACCACGGTTCATCTATCCGCGAGGATCTCCTGA
- a CDS encoding DUF1707 SHOCT-like domain-containing protein, producing MVSENTRATDKDRNDTCQVLDAALGDGQLSTEEHRQRVSSATKATTLGQLRALITDLQIRPAEAGMSNPIDKPINKRRVVLGLIGLAVVAAGIQLAWGLSGSDSPSAPPTSQPISSPAVAITVSSPPPPSTTLAPPQLLTLSGITGVFAQMRTQFGDTLGYQLNVYEDKVVVLRPDTANAHVVVQWMLRNGSWTNLGPSTAAASGSGVGDLSKFDVQAVMGVLHDAPQTLQLYDAPQTFLAVESRKDGTLYINVHVSDNTRRSGSIVVSADGAVTEIDRPRR from the coding sequence GTGGTCAGCGAAAACACTCGTGCAACCGACAAGGACCGCAACGACACCTGCCAGGTGCTCGACGCGGCGCTCGGTGACGGCCAGTTGTCGACCGAGGAGCATCGGCAGCGGGTGAGCTCGGCGACCAAGGCCACGACACTGGGCCAGCTCCGGGCGCTGATAACGGATTTGCAGATCCGTCCCGCCGAGGCGGGAATGTCTAACCCGATCGATAAGCCGATCAACAAACGGCGGGTGGTGCTGGGGCTGATCGGCCTGGCGGTTGTCGCGGCCGGCATCCAGCTCGCCTGGGGGCTGTCCGGCAGCGACTCACCGTCGGCGCCGCCGACGTCGCAGCCCATCTCCTCACCCGCTGTGGCGATCACCGTTTCCTCGCCACCGCCTCCGAGCACGACCTTGGCTCCCCCACAGCTGCTGACGCTGAGCGGAATCACCGGAGTGTTCGCGCAGATGCGCACCCAGTTCGGGGACACCCTGGGCTATCAGCTCAACGTGTACGAAGACAAGGTGGTGGTGCTGCGGCCCGACACCGCCAATGCGCACGTGGTGGTGCAATGGATGCTGCGCAACGGGAGCTGGACGAACCTGGGGCCCAGCACCGCCGCCGCTTCCGGCTCGGGGGTCGGCGATCTCAGCAAGTTCGACGTGCAGGCGGTGATGGGCGTGCTGCACGACGCCCCGCAGACTCTGCAGTTGTATGACGCTCCGCAGACGTTCCTGGCGGTCGAGAGCCGCAAGGACGGCACCCTCTACATCAATGTTCACGTCTCGGACAACACCCGCCGAAGCGGATCGATCGTGGTCTCCGCGGACGGCGCGGTCACCGAAATCGACCGTCCGCGGCGGTAA